In the Kaistella sp. 97-N-M2 genome, one interval contains:
- a CDS encoding DNA-directed RNA polymerase subunit alpha — MAILTFIKPDKVILLNSDDFKGQFEFRPLEPGFGLTIGNALRRVLLSSLEGYAISSIKIEGVEHEFSTIPGVIEDVTEIILNLKQLRLKAKTESAAAEVVTAKVSGQTTVTAGDLGKTIQGFEILNPDLVICNLNKDVKFEITFNVDQGRGYVPSDQNKSSNAAIGTIAIDSIFTPIKKVQYSVENYRVEQKTDYEKLVLDIETDGSISPQNALTEASKILIYHFMLFSDERITLETEAVKASIQYDEETLHTRQLLKSKLTDMDLSVRALNCLKAAEVETLGELVSYTKSDLMKFRNFGKKSLTELEELVHAKGLNFGFDVAKYKLDADK, encoded by the coding sequence ATGGCAATTTTAACATTTATTAAACCCGATAAAGTAATCCTTCTTAACTCCGATGATTTCAAAGGTCAATTTGAATTCAGACCCTTGGAGCCAGGTTTTGGATTGACCATCGGTAATGCTTTGAGAAGAGTATTGCTTTCTTCTCTTGAAGGATATGCTATTTCCTCTATCAAAATAGAAGGCGTAGAGCACGAGTTTTCAACAATTCCAGGTGTTATTGAAGATGTTACAGAAATCATTCTGAACTTAAAACAACTGAGACTTAAAGCAAAAACAGAATCTGCTGCGGCAGAGGTTGTAACCGCTAAAGTTTCCGGTCAAACTACAGTAACTGCAGGAGATTTAGGAAAAACAATTCAGGGTTTCGAAATTTTGAACCCCGATTTGGTGATCTGTAATCTTAACAAGGATGTGAAATTTGAAATTACATTCAACGTAGATCAAGGAAGAGGTTATGTTCCATCGGATCAAAACAAATCGAGCAATGCTGCCATCGGTACCATCGCCATCGACTCTATCTTTACTCCGATCAAAAAAGTGCAGTACAGTGTTGAGAATTATCGTGTAGAGCAAAAAACAGACTACGAAAAACTCGTTTTGGATATTGAGACCGATGGCTCCATCAGCCCTCAAAATGCTTTAACTGAAGCTTCCAAGATATTAATTTATCATTTCATGTTGTTCTCCGACGAGAGAATTACTTTGGAAACTGAAGCCGTAAAAGCCTCCATTCAATACGACGAAGAAACATTACATACAAGACAGCTCCTTAAATCTAAATTAACGGATATGGATCTTTCTGTAAGAGCACTAAACTGCTTGAAAGCTGCCGAAGTGGAAACTTTGGGAGAACTGGTTTCTTATACCAAGTCTGATTTGATGAAATTCAGAAATTTCGGTAAAAAATCTTTAACAGAATTAGAAGAATTAGTGCATGCAAAAGGTCTGAACTTCGGTTTCGACGTTGCTAAATATAAATTAGACGCTGACAAATAA
- a CDS encoding glycoside hydrolase family 5 protein codes for MKAAGFFKHAVFFTLFFAGFSFHAQNQKKKTDFIYIDGVNLYTPNQQKFLIQGTNLGNWLNPEGYMFFFEGASSYRLINDAFSEIVGPQFTAEFWRQFKKNYVTKEDILYIKSTGMNTVRVPFHYKLFTDEDYMGLKKDQNGFEILDDVIGWCKEAGLYVILDMHDAPGGQTGDNIDDGYGFPWLFENKENQKEFIEIWTKIARKYASEPTILGYDLLNEPIAHYFTDDLPKLNAKLEPLYKECTAAIRTVDKNHIILLGGAQWNGNFSIVKDSKFDDKIMYTPHRYWSGTETKDIQDFLDFRDKVKLPLMIGETGENTDEWVEKFRKTFEENNIGWTFWPYKKMVPKSAMVYIPKPENWDLIVDYTKKDRGDFAKIREARPNQELVKKAMLDLLENMKFKNNKKLEGYTRALGMKP; via the coding sequence ATGAAAGCAGCAGGATTCTTCAAGCACGCCGTGTTTTTTACTCTTTTTTTTGCGGGTTTTTCTTTTCATGCGCAGAATCAAAAGAAAAAAACGGATTTCATCTATATCGATGGCGTTAATCTGTACACGCCCAACCAGCAGAAATTTTTAATTCAGGGCACGAATCTGGGAAACTGGCTGAATCCGGAAGGTTATATGTTTTTTTTCGAGGGTGCTTCATCTTATCGGCTCATTAATGATGCTTTCTCCGAGATAGTAGGACCTCAGTTTACCGCCGAATTTTGGCGCCAGTTCAAGAAAAATTACGTTACAAAAGAAGATATTCTTTACATTAAATCGACGGGGATGAATACCGTGCGTGTTCCTTTTCATTACAAACTATTTACCGATGAGGATTATATGGGTCTTAAAAAAGACCAAAACGGTTTCGAGATTTTAGATGATGTGATTGGTTGGTGTAAGGAAGCGGGTTTGTATGTGATTCTCGATATGCACGATGCCCCGGGCGGACAAACCGGCGATAATATCGATGACGGTTACGGCTTTCCCTGGCTTTTCGAAAACAAAGAGAATCAGAAAGAATTTATCGAAATCTGGACAAAAATTGCAAGGAAATATGCAAGCGAACCCACCATTTTGGGTTATGACTTATTAAATGAGCCTATCGCGCATTATTTTACGGACGATTTACCAAAATTGAACGCTAAGTTGGAACCGCTGTACAAAGAATGTACGGCAGCCATAAGAACAGTGGACAAAAACCACATAATCTTGCTCGGCGGAGCGCAGTGGAACGGCAATTTCAGCATTGTTAAAGACTCAAAATTTGATGATAAAATAATGTACACACCGCACCGTTACTGGAGTGGCACCGAAACGAAAGATATTCAGGATTTTTTGGATTTCAGGGATAAGGTCAAATTACCCTTAATGATAGGCGAAACCGGCGAAAACACCGATGAATGGGTAGAAAAATTCCGTAAGACGTTCGAAGAAAACAATATTGGCTGGACCTTTTGGCCTTACAAGAAAATGGTACCAAAAAGTGCCATGGTTTATATACCAAAACCCGAAAACTGGGATTTAATCGTGGATTACACTAAAAAGGACCGCGGCGATTTTGCTAAAATTCGCGAGGCAAGACCCAACCAGGAATTGGTGAAAAAAGCCATGCTGGATTTGCTGGAAAACATGAAATTTAAAAACAACAAAAAACTAGAAGGGTACACGCGTGCTTTAGGAATGAAACCCTGA
- the rpsD gene encoding 30S ribosomal protein S4, whose amino-acid sequence MARYIGPKTKIARKFGAAIYGDDKNFEKRKNQPPGQHGVNKRRGSKKSEYAVQLMEKQKAKYTYGILEKQFANLYEKANRAKGVTGEVLLQLCESRLDNVVYRLGFAKTRAGARQLVSHRHITVNGELVNIASYTLKAGDVIAIREKSKSLEVIADSLAYKSNYEWLQFNDETKQGTFVSAPERIQIPEDLREQLIVELYSK is encoded by the coding sequence ATGGCTAGATATATTGGACCTAAAACGAAGATTGCCAGAAAGTTTGGCGCTGCAATCTACGGAGACGATAAGAACTTCGAGAAAAGAAAAAACCAACCGCCGGGACAACACGGTGTGAACAAAAGAAGAGGATCGAAAAAATCCGAATACGCTGTTCAGTTAATGGAAAAACAAAAAGCAAAATACACCTATGGTATTTTGGAAAAACAATTTGCGAACCTCTACGAAAAAGCCAACAGAGCAAAAGGCGTTACAGGGGAAGTTCTATTGCAATTGTGTGAAAGTAGATTAGACAATGTAGTGTACAGACTTGGGTTTGCAAAAACCAGAGCCGGTGCAAGACAATTGGTTTCTCACAGACACATCACAGTAAATGGAGAATTGGTAAACATCGCATCGTACACCCTTAAAGCAGGAGACGTTATCGCAATCAGAGAAAAATCCAAATCTTTGGAAGTTATTGCCGACTCGTTAGCTTATAAGTCTAATTACGAGTGGTTACAATTCAACGACGAAACAAAACAAGGTACATTCGTATCTGCTCCAGAAAGAATCCAAATCCCGGAAGATCTTAGAGAGCAACTGATCGTCGAACTTTACTCTAAATAA
- the infA gene encoding translation initiation factor IF-1, with the protein MAKQKHIEQDGVITEALSNAQFRVELENGHILIAHISGKMRMHYIKLLPGDKVKLELSPYDLSKGRITFRY; encoded by the coding sequence ATGGCAAAACAAAAACATATAGAACAAGACGGCGTTATTACCGAAGCACTTTCGAACGCTCAGTTCCGTGTTGAGCTTGAGAATGGGCACATCCTTATTGCGCACATCTCGGGTAAAATGAGAATGCATTACATTAAACTTTTACCTGGCGACAAGGTAAAACTGGAGCTGTCTCCTTACGATTTATCAAAAGGCAGAATAACATTTAGATACTAA
- the rpsM gene encoding 30S ribosomal protein S13, producing the protein MARISGIDLPKNKRGVIGLTYIFGIGRSTSSKILKAAGISEDKKVNEWNDDELALIRNYITESVKVEGELRSETSTNIKRLMDIGCQRGIRHRLGLPLRGQRTKNNSRTRKGKRKTVANKKKASK; encoded by the coding sequence ATGGCGAGAATTTCCGGTATTGATTTACCAAAGAACAAAAGAGGCGTTATCGGCCTTACATACATTTTCGGAATTGGAAGAAGCACTTCTTCAAAAATCCTGAAAGCTGCCGGTATCAGCGAAGACAAGAAAGTCAACGAATGGAATGACGATGAATTGGCATTAATCAGAAACTACATCACCGAAAGCGTAAAAGTGGAAGGAGAATTGCGTTCTGAAACTTCCACAAACATCAAGCGATTGATGGATATTGGATGCCAACGAGGAATACGTCACAGACTTGGATTACCTTTAAGAGGACAAAGAACTAAAAATAATTCTAGAACCCGAAAAGGAAAACGAAAAACTGTTGCTAACAAGAAAAAAGCAAGTAAATAA
- the eno gene encoding phosphopyruvate hydratase, which translates to MSYISYIEARQILDSRGNPTVEVDVFTEDGNMGRAAVPSGASTGEHEAVELRDGAEEFGGKGVLKAVENVREVIAPELMGISVFEQNLIDQIMIELDGTPNKGNLGANAILGVSLAVAKAAALDLKIPLYKYIGGVNANTLPVPMMNVINGGSHSDAPIAFQEFMVMPVKADSFSHALQKGTEIFHELKSILKQRGLSTAVGDEGGFAPKFNGTEDALDTLTQAISNAGYKAGDDIMFALDSAASEFYVDGKYDYRKFEGENGACRTREEQVDYLAELATKYPIISIEDGMDENDWEGWKLLTERLGKTVQIVGDDLFVTNTEILAKGIEGDIANSILIKVNQIGTLTETMDAVQMAQNNRYTTVMSHRSGETEDATIADLAVALNCGQIKTGSASRSDRMAKYNQLLRIEEALGETAYFPGLNAFKINRS; encoded by the coding sequence ATGAGTTATATTTCTTACATTGAAGCCAGACAGATATTAGATTCCCGCGGAAACCCGACCGTCGAAGTTGATGTTTTCACAGAAGACGGCAATATGGGCCGCGCGGCGGTTCCCTCCGGTGCCTCAACAGGTGAACACGAAGCGGTAGAATTACGCGATGGCGCGGAAGAATTTGGTGGTAAAGGCGTGTTAAAAGCCGTTGAAAATGTGAGAGAAGTAATTGCGCCGGAATTAATGGGGATTTCTGTTTTCGAACAAAATTTAATCGATCAGATCATGATCGAACTGGATGGTACGCCAAATAAAGGAAATCTTGGTGCCAATGCAATTTTAGGTGTTTCTTTGGCGGTTGCGAAAGCAGCAGCTTTAGATCTGAAAATTCCGTTGTACAAATATATTGGTGGTGTGAACGCCAACACCCTTCCGGTTCCCATGATGAATGTTATTAATGGCGGCTCCCACTCCGATGCGCCGATTGCATTTCAGGAATTTATGGTGATGCCCGTTAAAGCAGATTCTTTTTCGCACGCTTTGCAAAAAGGAACAGAAATTTTTCATGAACTTAAATCAATTTTAAAACAAAGAGGTCTTTCTACAGCAGTTGGAGATGAGGGTGGTTTTGCGCCTAAATTCAACGGAACCGAAGATGCCCTGGATACTTTAACACAGGCAATCTCCAACGCAGGATATAAGGCTGGAGACGATATTATGTTCGCGCTGGATTCCGCAGCTTCCGAATTTTATGTGGATGGAAAATACGACTACCGAAAATTTGAAGGTGAAAACGGCGCCTGCAGAACCCGCGAAGAGCAGGTTGATTATTTAGCAGAATTGGCCACAAAATATCCCATTATTTCCATAGAAGACGGCATGGATGAAAATGACTGGGAAGGTTGGAAATTACTCACAGAACGACTGGGAAAAACCGTGCAGATTGTGGGTGATGATCTTTTTGTAACCAACACCGAAATTTTAGCCAAAGGAATTGAAGGCGATATTGCCAACTCAATATTAATTAAAGTAAACCAGATCGGAACCTTAACCGAAACCATGGATGCTGTTCAAATGGCGCAAAATAACAGGTATACCACCGTAATGTCTCACCGTTCCGGCGAAACTGAAGATGCTACCATTGCAGATTTGGCCGTGGCCCTGAACTGCGGACAGATTAAGACCGGTTCCGCTTCTCGTTCAGACCGTATGGCAAAATACAACCAACTGCTTCGCATTGAAGAAGCTTTAGGCGAAACCGCTTATTTCCCGGGGTTAAATGCTTTCAAAATAAACAGATCATAG
- a CDS encoding citrate synthase — MSDNKVVLNYDGKSFEYPIIDSTIGDRGIDISKLRDQTGLITLDLGYKNTGATLSDITYLDGDNGELYYRGYPIEQIAEKSNFTEVMYLLLNGSLPTTEQFSGFERGIKKYNFVADEMKRLIDVFPRSAHPMGVLSSLTSALTAFNPKAVDVSSKEEMDHAAEMLIAKFSHLCAWTYRKKMGLPINHGDDSLNYVENFYKMCFRRPNQEFELDPVVVGALDKLLILHADHEQNCSTSTVRMVGSAHTGLFASVSAGISALWGPLHGGANQAVIEMLEMIERDGGDVAKYVEKAKNKDDNFRLMGFGHRVYKNFDPRATIIKKAADDILESLGIEDKALDIARQLERVALEDEYFVSRKLYPNVDFYSGIIYRALGIPTEMFTVMFALGRLPGWISQWKEMRLHNDPIGRPRQVYQGSPKRDYVDMKAR; from the coding sequence ATGTCAGATAATAAAGTTGTATTGAACTATGACGGTAAATCTTTTGAATACCCGATCATAGATAGCACCATCGGTGACAGAGGAATCGATATTTCAAAATTAAGAGATCAAACAGGTTTAATTACCTTAGACTTAGGGTATAAAAATACCGGCGCTACCTTAAGCGATATTACCTATTTAGACGGTGATAATGGCGAACTGTATTACCGCGGTTACCCAATAGAGCAGATTGCAGAAAAATCTAACTTTACCGAAGTAATGTACCTCTTGTTAAACGGCAGCCTGCCTACAACAGAGCAGTTTTCAGGCTTCGAAAGAGGAATTAAAAAATACAATTTCGTTGCGGACGAAATGAAACGGTTAATCGACGTTTTCCCACGCTCCGCTCATCCAATGGGCGTTTTATCTTCCCTTACATCAGCTTTAACGGCCTTCAATCCAAAAGCCGTAGATGTTTCTTCCAAAGAAGAAATGGATCACGCGGCAGAAATGCTCATCGCCAAATTCTCGCACCTTTGTGCGTGGACGTACCGCAAAAAGATGGGCCTTCCCATCAACCACGGGGACGACAGTTTAAACTACGTTGAAAACTTCTACAAAATGTGTTTCCGCCGTCCAAATCAGGAATTCGAACTGGATCCTGTTGTTGTCGGCGCATTAGATAAACTCTTAATTCTTCACGCAGATCACGAGCAAAACTGTTCTACATCTACCGTAAGGATGGTCGGTTCCGCACACACCGGACTTTTTGCTTCCGTTTCCGCCGGTATTTCTGCACTTTGGGGTCCACTTCATGGTGGCGCAAACCAGGCAGTAATCGAAATGTTGGAAATGATTGAACGGGATGGCGGCGATGTAGCAAAATATGTAGAAAAAGCTAAAAATAAAGACGATAATTTCCGTTTGATGGGCTTTGGGCACAGAGTTTACAAAAACTTCGATCCACGAGCCACAATCATCAAAAAAGCGGCCGACGATATCTTAGAATCTTTAGGAATCGAAGACAAAGCTTTGGATATCGCACGTCAGTTAGAAAGAGTAGCGCTGGAAGACGAGTATTTCGTAAGCAGAAAACTCTATCCAAACGTCGATTTCTACTCCGGAATAATTTACCGCGCACTAGGAATTCCAACAGAAATGTTCACCGTTATGTTCGCTTTAGGACGTCTACCAGGCTGGATTTCCCAGTGGAAAGAAATGCGTTTGCACAACGATCCCATCGGAAGACCAAGACAGGTATATCAGGGTTCACCCAAACGCGACTACGTGGACATGAAGGCAAGATAA
- the rpmJ gene encoding 50S ribosomal protein L36 has translation MKVRASIKKRSADCKIVRRKGVLFVINKKNPKFKQRQG, from the coding sequence ATGAAAGTTAGAGCATCTATCAAAAAAAGAAGTGCTGATTGCAAAATCGTTCGTCGTAAAGGCGTTCTGTTTGTGATCAACAAAAAGAACCCAAAATTTAAACAAAGACAAGGCTAA
- the rplQ gene encoding 50S ribosomal protein L17, with protein sequence MRHGKKFNHLSRTTSHRSAMLSNMACSLIEHKRINTTVAKAKALRVYVEPILTKAKDDTTHNRRTVFSYLQSKEAVTELFRTVAPKIADRPGGYTRIIKTGFRQGDAADMAMIELVDFNDLYNPNAEEKKVTRRSRRAAAPKTEAVAAEVKEAPAKTEATTEEPKADAADSTEEKAGE encoded by the coding sequence ATGAGACACGGTAAAAAATTCAATCACCTATCTAGAACGACTTCGCACAGAAGTGCAATGCTTTCTAATATGGCTTGTTCTCTTATTGAGCATAAAAGAATCAACACTACTGTTGCCAAAGCAAAAGCTTTGAGAGTGTATGTTGAACCTATCCTTACAAAAGCGAAAGATGATACTACCCATAACAGAAGAACAGTTTTCTCTTACCTGCAAAGCAAAGAAGCAGTTACTGAATTATTCAGAACAGTTGCTCCTAAAATTGCAGACAGACCAGGCGGTTACACAAGAATCATCAAAACTGGATTCAGACAGGGCGATGCTGCCGATATGGCAATGATCGAACTTGTAGATTTCAACGATCTTTACAACCCGAACGCGGAAGAGAAAAAAGTAACAAGAAGAAGCAGAAGAGCTGCAGCTCCGAAAACTGAGGCAGTTGCTGCCGAAGTAAAAGAAGCTCCTGCAAAAACTGAAGCTACAACTGAAGAACCAAAAGCAGACGCTGCGGATTCTACAGAAGAAAAAGCGGGCGAATAA
- the rpsK gene encoding 30S ribosomal protein S11: protein MAKQTKTVKKRKVKVEAIGEAHIQATFNNIIISLTNKNGEVISWASAGKMGFRGSKKNTPFAAQMAAENCSTVAHDAGLRRVKVYVKGPGAGRESAIRTIHNSGIEVSEIVDVTPMPHNGCRPPKRRRV, encoded by the coding sequence ATGGCAAAACAGACTAAAACAGTAAAGAAAAGAAAAGTTAAAGTTGAAGCAATTGGCGAGGCACATATCCAGGCTACCTTCAACAACATCATCATTTCTTTAACGAATAAAAACGGAGAAGTAATCTCTTGGGCATCTGCCGGAAAAATGGGATTCAGAGGTTCTAAAAAGAATACTCCTTTTGCTGCGCAAATGGCTGCAGAAAATTGCTCAACAGTAGCCCACGATGCGGGACTGCGCAGAGTAAAGGTTTACGTGAAAGGTCCTGGTGCAGGTAGAGAATCTGCCATCAGAACTATTCACAATTCAGGGATTGAAGTTAGCGAAATCGTTGATGTGACGCCTATGCCGCACAACGGATGTAGACCACCAAAAAGAAGAAGAGTATAA
- the paaZ gene encoding phenylacetic acid degradation bifunctional protein PaaZ: MMKLKNYINGQWIEGSGNEVPLYNAVNGELVAISDTGGINFEQALEYGRTVGYKNLSSMTFYDRGEMLKKVALYLLERKKKYYDLSYKTGATHADSWVDIEGGFGTFFTYSGLAKRMLPNTPFWVDGDTQKLGANGTFLGTHILTPSEGVSVQINAYNFPVWGMLEKLSTSLLAGVPSIVKPATPGSYLTNAVFQDMIESGFLPEGAIQLVCGEPGNILDYMQDGDSVLFTGSATTGKKLKSLPTVSKNAVRFNMEADSLNCSILGLDAKPGTPEFDLFITEVRTEMTTKAGQKCTAIRRIIVPEDLVGDVQNALSKALDQTKIGNPLSRETRMGSIVGKKEMAVLQDNIALLKQETELIYDGKHDLVEADYEKGAFMTPKVFYNDKPFEKNSSHEVEAFGPVSTLMPYKDADEAAALAKRGKGSLVGSIISRDEKFVAETSWKMASSHGRIFVLNRDNAKESTGHGSPLPTLMHGGPGRAGGGEEMGGLNGLHFFLQKTAIQGSPDILTAITKIYQPGADKKYSDKHPFNKYFEEVEIGDSLETAGRTVTEADIVNFANVSWDHFYAHTDATSLNGTIFDKTVAHGYFILSAAAGLFVSGKKGPVIANYGLENANFFKPVYAGDTITVYLTAKERINKGVKGRNVPSGVVKWLVEVVNQREETVCVATILTLVAKKSPFIKIDYKDFAKRLHNLTDKSLPNWGRMKAQEMLEHLETTMKYSTGELKTSECKTPEEHLEKYQDSLYNFRKMPKDFPAPFLEEGKLPVLKYKNLEEAKTHFLESVKNYQIYYRENPDAEHLHFVFGTLNKEMMELFHQKHVTHHFEQFGIF; this comes from the coding sequence ATCATGAAGCTAAAAAATTATATCAACGGACAATGGATCGAAGGGTCGGGAAATGAAGTGCCTTTATATAACGCTGTAAATGGTGAATTGGTAGCGATTTCCGATACCGGCGGAATCAACTTTGAACAGGCTTTGGAGTACGGAAGAACCGTTGGTTATAAGAATCTTTCCTCAATGACGTTCTATGATCGCGGTGAAATGTTGAAGAAGGTAGCCTTGTATTTATTAGAAAGAAAGAAAAAATATTACGATTTATCCTATAAAACCGGTGCAACGCACGCAGATTCCTGGGTGGATATCGAAGGAGGATTCGGCACATTTTTCACCTATTCCGGTCTCGCAAAAAGAATGTTACCCAACACGCCTTTTTGGGTGGATGGCGACACGCAGAAACTCGGAGCCAACGGAACTTTTTTAGGAACGCATATCCTTACGCCAAGCGAAGGTGTTTCAGTACAAATTAATGCGTATAATTTCCCGGTTTGGGGAATGCTGGAAAAATTGTCAACTTCTCTTTTGGCCGGCGTACCCAGTATTGTAAAACCTGCAACTCCAGGTTCGTACCTGACCAATGCAGTGTTTCAGGACATGATCGAAAGTGGTTTTCTTCCTGAAGGAGCCATTCAACTGGTTTGTGGCGAACCCGGAAATATTCTCGATTACATGCAGGATGGAGATTCTGTTCTTTTTACAGGTTCTGCCACCACCGGAAAAAAATTAAAATCTTTGCCGACCGTTTCTAAAAATGCCGTCCGTTTCAATATGGAAGCCGATTCTTTAAACTGTTCCATTCTCGGCCTCGACGCGAAACCCGGCACTCCCGAATTTGATCTCTTTATCACAGAGGTTCGCACCGAAATGACCACAAAAGCCGGACAAAAATGTACTGCGATCCGCAGAATTATCGTTCCCGAAGATTTAGTTGGAGACGTTCAGAATGCTTTAAGCAAAGCGTTGGATCAAACAAAAATAGGTAATCCGTTAAGCCGCGAAACCCGCATGGGCTCCATCGTCGGCAAAAAAGAGATGGCAGTTCTTCAGGATAACATCGCATTGCTGAAACAGGAAACAGAACTCATCTACGATGGGAAACACGACCTGGTAGAAGCAGATTATGAAAAAGGTGCCTTTATGACGCCAAAAGTCTTTTACAACGATAAACCTTTTGAGAAAAATTCTTCCCACGAAGTAGAAGCTTTTGGCCCCGTTTCCACTTTAATGCCGTACAAAGATGCCGATGAAGCCGCCGCTTTGGCAAAACGCGGAAAAGGAAGTTTGGTGGGATCCATTATTTCTCGTGATGAAAAATTTGTTGCCGAAACCTCCTGGAAAATGGCCTCAAGTCATGGACGAATTTTTGTTTTAAATAGAGACAACGCGAAAGAATCAACCGGTCACGGGTCACCCTTACCAACTTTAATGCACGGTGGTCCGGGAAGAGCCGGCGGCGGTGAAGAGATGGGCGGCCTAAATGGGCTTCATTTCTTTTTGCAAAAAACAGCCATTCAAGGTTCGCCCGATATTTTGACGGCGATTACCAAAATTTACCAGCCAGGAGCCGATAAAAAATATTCCGATAAACATCCTTTCAACAAATATTTTGAGGAAGTTGAAATCGGTGATTCATTAGAAACTGCCGGAAGAACAGTGACAGAAGCAGATATCGTCAACTTTGCCAATGTTTCCTGGGATCATTTTTATGCTCACACCGATGCAACTTCCTTAAACGGAACCATTTTCGATAAAACCGTGGCGCATGGCTATTTTATTCTTTCTGCCGCAGCAGGATTATTTGTTTCGGGAAAAAAAGGTCCGGTCATCGCAAATTACGGTTTGGAAAATGCGAACTTCTTTAAGCCCGTTTATGCCGGCGACACCATCACGGTTTATTTAACGGCGAAAGAAAGAATCAATAAAGGCGTAAAAGGACGAAATGTTCCGAGCGGCGTCGTAAAATGGTTGGTCGAGGTGGTAAATCAGCGGGAAGAAACCGTTTGCGTTGCAACAATTTTAACCTTGGTTGCGAAAAAATCTCCTTTTATTAAAATTGATTATAAAGATTTTGCAAAACGCTTACATAATTTAACCGACAAATCTTTACCAAATTGGGGAAGAATGAAAGCTCAGGAAATGCTGGAACACTTAGAAACCACCATGAAATACAGCACGGGCGAACTGAAAACTTCTGAATGTAAAACGCCGGAAGAACATTTAGAGAAATATCAGGACTCACTGTATAATTTCCGCAAAATGCCCAAAGATTTTCCTGCCCCCTTCCTGGAAGAGGGAAAATTACCGGTACTGAAATATAAAAATTTAGAGGAAGCTAAAACGCATTTCCTCGAATCGGTGAAAAATTATCAGATCTATTACCGCGAAAACCCAGACGCAGAGCATTTGCATTTTGTCTTCGGAACTTTAAATAAGGAGATGATGGAATTGTTTCATCAAAAACATGTGACACATCATTTTGAACAGTTCGGAATTTTTTAA